The Vigna unguiculata cultivar IT97K-499-35 chromosome 1, ASM411807v1, whole genome shotgun sequence nucleotide sequence ttaccatttttcgtacgtattttttattataattatttactagtTCTAGTTAAGTAAGttcataatttgatttttttaaatacacaatgttattcaataatatttgtataattttaaagtttaattgatttttttgtgtaagttaacactttatttttaactatcttttataataatgtttgaTGAAATAGATTAACtttgattataatttatgaaaaaataaatcaaataatttcacttttGTTAAATGAGTCTACTCGCAAATGTAACAACGGATGTTAagttatattacaattttttgaGTTAAATTGTATTTTACTTACTTAATGTAtgagttaaaatatttgaatgagATTGAAAATGACTTGATCCATAACCCACAAatacaacattttatttattatttattatctttttttataagttttatattataattatttattacttctaattatataattgacaatttgatatttttaaagactaaaatattatttaatcatatttaaatcgTTTTCATGTTTAACTAATTTGTTTGTCTAATTATATATGTAAGTGGATACTACAATTTTCAGCTAATATCTTTATTATAACTAACGTAAACACATTTTGTAACacattttctaaatataaatgatattatattagtagatgataatagtataatgttattaaattaatatataaaataaatgtatatttattaaaattaaaatgaaatgaatagagagaataggtaaaaataaccattaattttaaaaaatttaataaataattatattgtaaaggacatatttggtattatgaaatatggacacaaaagagaaaatcctatttatatattgttatagatgttTTAAGAgactataattttaaattgatatttttgttataatgttTAGcgaaataaatgaatattttgatTATACTGTTCTAAAAATAAGTCAAGTTAATCCActgttataatataaaataaactaaaaggtaaaatattataagttaacCCACAAACTGTGATGGATCCAatgaagttataaaattattgactcaataaaaagaaaactaaactGGATTAATTCATTTTGAACTCAACATGTATGAATTTGGTTTccgtttttattttatttttgaacaattctcatgattttttttaaacctataaatatcatattgaattgtcaaatcataattttaaaattacaaaattaatttgtgaATAAACATAACACAATCATGCAAATATGACTACATCTTATTTATAACGTTATTTatgatttgaattaaattaaattaaaagatatagtGTAAAATGATAcgtgtgttatatatataataatttaatatttaatttctatccTTAATTATTAGTTCAAAAGAAAACTgtgcaataaataaaaaacactactgaaaatcattaaaacaaatattaattatcaaaatataaataatattaatgtcaggtatttaattctttattgaatgcaattaaaaacattgattttattttgaaaatttaattttgatccATGATTACGAAACTTCCTAATAATTTctactaaataatattttttacggAATTATTTTAGCATGCAAATAAACAGATAAATATATAGATAGACAtataaaggaaaaacatatactCAAACTATTTAACATTGATATGCAATAACGTTATTATTCATCTAAAACAACCGTCTTTGGTAACCTACCTAACGGGTGAATAAtttccaaattattattatccgacttttttttgtaaaacaaaatacaccaaaataaatacaaaatcttgtagaaaatgaaaatgaagatgaTTCTCACACAATCTAatccctattttttttttacttctctAGTGTTTTCGAATAAATAAATGAACTGATAATAATTCAGAGGCAATTAagataaaaagttaaaagaacaaacagattaattaattaagtaaagtTGAGAATTAAATCAAACCCCACATAATGTAATTATTGTAATACCGTTTTCTATCTTTATACATTCATGCATACATGTGAATCGGCCAATTATCAGACTTTGTAACTGCAGTACAATGAAAagtcaaagaaaatattttaaaattaaaaaaatttgaattgcatgaaacggatatattttatttaattttaagaaaggaaaaaaaagaaactgatAATTggaaatagaataaaaaaaattgttgtaatATCGTTTTGGTGCGAATGAGGGCACACTTGCATTGCATGGTgtataaataaaacacaaaagaaaCAGTTTCTCACACAAACCCACACGTACACAACCAACAACAATAAACTCACCATTACCGCAttctctctttcaaaagaaaaaaaaagaaaaagaaaagagaagcaGAGATAACAAAAACCAAAAGAGGGTAACCCATATCTTCATCCACCTAATATACTCTCACGAACcgttctttcttcttcttcttcttcgtcttccCTTTGAACCCTAAATTTCTCCATCACGATGCTTTAGCCATACTTTCCTTCCGCTCACTCTTTCAAAGCCTCCTCCACCTTTTCCTCTTCCACCATTACGCATTTCCGGCTCATTCCTCACTCCTTCCTTCACGATCTTCACTTCGATCGCCCTCGCTTTTCGTCCCTACGCCCATCGCTCCCCGATCCTTCCATTTCCGCAGCTCGCCGGATCGATCTGTGAGGTTTGTTTGCCTTCTATTTTTCTGCAGAGTTTGGAATatctatgttattttattttattttattttaatttgtggacttttttttttggtgtgAATCGGTTTGAGATAGATGTTGCCGGTGAGTGTGTGCGATGCGATGACGGTTtggggatttttttttatttttgtgattttttttaaatatttatgattttttaatgatCGGATTGAAGATTTGTTGGTTTTTCTCCTTGAGTGTTCCATCTGGTTTGAGCTTTTTCGTTTTTAGTGGTGCCGGCGTTTCAGATGAAGCAATCGGTGGAGTTTGTTGGAATTTGTGTCATCTGTTTCGGTTGTTGATGTTAGGATAGGAACTTGtttgtgttttatgtttttgattCTTTTCTGTTCTTGGTTTTCTGTGAAATAGTTTAAGATATTGACCGACAATGATGATATAAGAGGTGAGCGTTGAATTTGGAATGCATAAAGTGACGGGTTTCTTTGTATGCTTTTAGGGACATTCTTTTGGTTGTGGAGTATATTTTGCTGAAAATGgaatcttttttttcttggtaTCTACTGCTTTTTCAGTACTCTACTTTCTTTATGTTGTTATCTGATGGCTGACTGAGGCTGGTTCCTTAGATATTTTCTCgtctttataatttttcagtTGATCATGAGGAGGTTATGTTCTTGATGCTAAAAAGCTTTCTCAGTGAATGCTTTGAACTCATTTGTCTTTTTGCTTTGATTTTGTCATTGCAGAGGAATTTTACCATTCTTTGGGTGATACTCAAGTGGGCTATGATTTGAATGGGGAGAGGATGCCAGAGTTGAGAAGTGGAGCTAGAAGGTCGAAACGGCTTGGAGATCTTCAGCCTAGTCCACTGCCTGTTGAACAAGGAGAGAATTGGGCACAACCTGCTCAGAATCGAACTAGGAGGAGAGTTGGAGGTGGAAGAGGGAGAGGTGGTAATGCCACAGCTGTAGGCAAAGGGCCTTCACCAGCTGTACCCACAAGGCGAACTGCAGCTGGTAGAGGCCGTGGAGCAAGATTGATTGATCTGGACCCTGAACCTTGCGAAGTTTTACCTGAACCTGTTGCTTTAGGGGCTCCAGAACCCGTTTACAATCACGTAGAGGTAGTGGCCAATAATAACATTGCGATGGAGGGTGGAAGTGCAGATAAGGTGGCTGTAGCTGAGGAAGAACCCAGCACAACTCCTGTTCCTGAGAGGGTATACCCTTGTTGCATGTTACTTCTCGTGGATAGCGTTATTTACTTttccaaatataattttgttttattcatggTGCTAACTTTAGTAACCATAGTTACAACTGGTATATTCTTTAATCTTAACAAGTATGCTGGTGCTGGATATAATGGttatattacaatatttattgCATTTCTTgccttttttgttttgttgatgtGTTGAGTTAGTGTTAATTTGGCCGTTCAGGAGAAGATTTGAGTTTGGTAATAGATGTTTTCTTGTACATATTTAGAGTAACGTTTATTATGTTTCCCACTTATTCCAGACTGCATTGCAGTTATTGTTTTTAGTTAGATTTGGTAGTACCTTGTTACTTCATTTGAGGTGAATATTTTCTCATTAATTGCAGGTACAAGTTGGTAACTCTCCTATATATAAGATAGAAAGGAAATTGGGTAAGGGTGGTTTTGGTCAAGTTTATGTTGGTCGAAGGGTAAGTGGTGGCTCTGATCGAACAGGTCCTGATGCGGTTGAGGTATTACTTGGAATTTCAATCTCTCTAAGGATGTAATGAAGTAGTGGTGAGCCTATGCTGAATGATACATTCGTTTTTAATACTTTAACCTTCTTTACAGGTTGCACTTAAGTTTGAGCACAGAAACAGTAAGGGTTGCAATTATGGGCCTCCTTATGAGTGGCAAGTTTACAGGTGAGTAATCTGCCTTTTGTGTTTGAACATGATTatcaagaaaatatatttttagcttCAATTGATCTAATGATACTATGTAATTCTcacttttatactttttacaTTGAAAAGTACTCTGAATGGCTGTTATGGAATTCCCTGGGTTCATTACAAGGGCCGACAAGGAGATTTCTACATTTTGGTAAGATATAGTTTGCAGTTTCCTATATCAGCATATATTGATTTGCTCTTTATTGTCTAAAGTAAACAATTTATTTCAGGTCATGGACATGCTTGGGCCCAGTCTTTGGGATGTATGGAATTCTCTTGGCCAATCGTAAGATTCGGATTCTCCCTTAATAGCCCAATTTACTTAAACACTTCCCACATTTGCCCATTAACGTTTTTGTTCTGAACAGAATGTCTCCTAGTATGGCCGCATGCATTGCCGTAGAGGCTATATCAATTCTGGAGAAGCTTCACTTGAAAGGGTAAATGCGTGTGATGTTTTTTCCGTCCTGTCTATCCTAAGATTCTCATTCATTTTGACTTTGTCATgactaatgaatttttttaatgaaactcATACCATGGAATCAGGTTTGTTCATGGGGATGTGAAACCAGAAAACTTTCTGCTTGGCCAGCCCGGATCTGCTGATGATAAGAAACTATATCTTATTGATCTTGGTCTAGGTATTTTTGCTTTCAAACtggttgtttttgtttttgactCTGTTTCACCTATAGTTCATAATTATTGGAGTTACTTGATATTTTCATGGCTCATCAATGTCCATGCCATGCATTTTTTTCAGCTTCTAGATGGAAGGATGCATCATCTGGTCTACATGTTGATTATGACCAGAGACCTGATATTTTCAGGTTTGTAAATGTTATGGGTCTCAAGCTTTTGTTTGTTTggctatattttgtttttacatatttataatatgCTTTTTTGTGCAGGGGAACGATAAGGTATGCTAGTGTACACGCACATTTGGGTAGGACTGGAAGTCGAAGGGATGATCTTGAGTCTCTGGCATACACACTAATATTTCTCATAAAAGGGAGATTACCATGGCAGGGTTATCAGGTGCTGTTCTTAGGATCTTGTTTTATGTTGATTCTTGCTTCTTAGAGGTTTCTTTTTATGTGATATAATTTCTCTCTATTGACCAAATGTACAGGGTGACAATAAAAGCTTTCTTGTTTGTAAGAAAAAGATGGCCACTTCCCCGGAGTTGATGTGTTGCTTCTGTCCTGCTCCATTTAAGCAGTTTCTTGAAGCTGTTACTAATATGAGATTTGATGAGGAGCCAAATTATTCCAAGCTTATATCATTTTTTGAAAGCTTGATTGAACCATGCACTCCGTTGAGACCTATCAGAATAGATGGAGCTTTAAAGGTGGCTGTTTTGATATTTCTCTTTTGGGTGTTAATAGAATATCATCTATTTTGATTGATTGCAGTGTGTATACAATTGCTAAACCTCTTGCATAAATAGGTTGGTCAAAAAAGAGGTAGGATGCTTATAAATcttgaagaagatgaacaacCTAAGAAGAAAGTTAGATTGGGGAGTCCTGCTACTCAATGGATATCAGTGTATAATGCACGTCGTCCCATGAAGCAGAGGTAGTTATTACATCATCCTTTGTCTGGCTTTGTTCTTAATAATGTTCTAGATTATGTGTGAAGTCATAAAATTTTCTTGCTTTGATGTCCGAGCAGATGAGTTTTGTTGCTTGACTGGGGCGTTCTTTCTTTtcgcttttaaaaatgtgtcatgGTTCAGGAATTTTCCATTCCTGACTATTGGATTTGGGCTTCCCATAATTTGCTCACCTGTGAGGCCATATGAAGTCAGCTATATATCTATGCGTGTTGAAGTCTCAAATTCCTTCATTATGAAACTAGCCATCCTTTCAAACCTAGTGATAGAATGAAACAATATTGCCTAGTTGGCCAATGGTATCTGAAGCAGAATGCAAATATAGGAGTAAGCAAACTAAGGAATCATTTTGCACGAAAGCAAAAGGTGCAACCTGACATTGTTCAGGAAAGCTGAATAATCTTGTGTTTGAGAACTAGTCTGAAggacattttataaattaaacctCGAAAATTTTACCCTGAATTTCATGGTCTCGAGTAAATATGATTCTTATACTGCTCCCCTATTCCCCAGTACAATTTAGAATTTTAGGAACTCTTAATCCTTTAAATGAATTTACGTATTTTAAAACTACCTGATTTGTAACTACTTATCCCGGGTTCTGCTTACAATTTTAGTAACCTTTAGTTCTTTAAATGAACCTACTTATTATTACTTGATTTTAggtttattgattttttctgtTTATATTGCTTTTATACTAGTTGCTTCCATTGCCACAAAAGCAGTAATGGCTTTTAATTACTATTATGTGTGGTAGTTATCTTGAAAGGACTAAACGTATACAAGATATGTCCAGCATAAGCATTGGCATAttcatttaaagaaaaaagtgtttACTTTTCTTGATCTTGTCTTAAATAACATTTTCTATGTTGTAGATATCACTATAATGTTGCAGACACTAGGCTCCGACAACATGTCGACAAGGGTATTGAGGATGGGTTGTATATAAGCTGTGTGGCCTCTGCAGCAAATTTATGGGCACTAATCATGGATGCAGGAACAGGTTTTTCTTCACAAGTTTATGAGTTATCTTTGGCCTTCCTGCACAAGGTGTGTTTTCTCTTCCttgatttataatatattttattttttgttaaataaaataaatatgtatgagTTAAATAATTGATGTCTTTGTGCTGAACTACTGGTATTTTGATCTTTTAGGATTGGATAATGGAGCAATGGGAGAAAAATTACTACATCAGTGCCATCGCTGGTGCAGTTAACGGGAGTTCCTTGGTTGTTATGTCTAAaggtttatataattttataaccgACTCCTCTTTCATACACTATTGATTAATTTACCTTGAAAAGCCTGACCTAAATCTTTATACTTTGCCATTGTTTACTTATCGTGGCCCGTTTGGCCACCATAACCCATGGCCCCCATTTTTGAATTTAAAGTATTGTCCCattttacaaacttttatgcAATAGGtgattttaacttttgaatataTTGTGTTTTTTGTTCGCATGGTGGTTGTGATGCTAATTATTGTGTCTCGAGTAATATTAACTTGCAAGGCTGCATTTACTGCaatgtgttatttttaatatcaatttgaGCTTCTCCTTGTATTGCATTATAGAAGACATTTATTATCCTTGGTCGCATGGTGGTTTTCATGCCATATGTTCCGTCTTTTTTAACCTATATGCAATTGAATTGCTACGTAATGAAAATGAACTTTTCTTGCAAACAACGTTAGTTAAAGAAGCTGACAAAAgaagattttaaattattttacagtGGAGTTACTTTTGTTTTACCTCGTTTAGTTTATGGAATGAAAGAAATATCAACTGTTCTTCAAACTAAATGACTTTCTGTTTGTTATCTCGTGTTTGAATCCTTGCTTTAGGAACTCCTTATACGCAGCAGTCATACAAAGTCAGCGAATCATTTCCTTTCAAATGGATAAACAAGAAGTGGAAAGAAGGATTCCATGTTACCTCAATGACTACTGCTGGCAGCCGCTGGGGTGTCGTCATGTCCAGGAATTCTGGGTATTCTGATCAGGTATATAAATCTTTCACCACTAATTTTTGGTATTCGGTATTGTATGAATGTTTTAAACGCTGATTGTTGAATTTGTTTTCCGTTTGATGATGCAAGGTTGTGGAGATTGACTTTTTATATCCAAGTGAAGGAATCCACCGTCGATGGGAGAATGGTTATCGGATTACTTCCATGGCTGCTACAAGTGACCAGGCAGCCTTCATACTGAGCATACCAAAGCGGAAATTGCTTGATGAAACTCAGGAGACGCTTCGTACATCTGCTTTTCCTAGTACCCATGTTAAGGTAATTTCcagttatattaattttgtgtttGGGATGTGTGCAGTTTTAGCATGCATGTTGGTGTTTGCGAATCCATATTTAGGTTtgattatttcttaatttaatttaattggaCAATCTTTATTATGAATATGGTTAAATTAGATCCAACATTGAAAACGCATAAAAATATCTGAAATTACAGTGATTTGTGAACCttgttctttttaattaaaaaaaaaaggaaattaaaatccTAACAGTTTTCTATGGTGTGCCACTGCTGTTCCTTTTTGGTTATCCTCTCGAGTTTTTTGGtactctttcaatttttttgatgGGGAATATTAACTTAGGAGGATCTGGAGAGTACTGATAGCTTTATTGAGAATGATCTTAACCTAGAGAACAActtatcaaaataatacaaagatTTCTATAGGATTTTTTTGTGATGTGGTACTGCTTTGATTCTGTAGGATTTGCCCCCGCTAGGTATTGATATATAGTTTGATGTTTTTGCAGGAAAAATGGGCCAAGAATCTCTACATTGCCTCTATATGTTATGGGCGAACTGTTTGCTAGCTTCTGTGAACATTTGCTTGTATCCCTGAAAAACGAGGCAAAATTATTATGATGAGAATATTTTCATGATTATTAAGTTGGAATGGGTAGGTTTGCTTTTGACCCCATAATCCATTCACATAATTCCCTTCCATATAAAAATTTCGTTTAATtgtataaagaaagaaaaaagttaaggATAAAGTCAGAATTATGCTGGTGAGAGCATGTTCCCCAACCAACCCGAGCCAATGGTTTACCTTGGCCATGTTTGATGGTGGTGGTTTAAACAATTTAAGATTTTGTATGTAATGGTATAAATTTTTACCAGCGTCAAACTTAACAATGAATTCTAAGACAAATAATGATTTCTAGATTTGCAGAGTAAGTCTTTGCGATCCTGGTCGTAGTGGTGGTCGGTATGCACACTCTAAACGACATAATAATCGATGGGGGTCACTTAGTGCTCCATAGACTTTTTCTTTTGAGTAGTCCTTGTGATTTTTGTGTTAGACTGTTGGTAATGGACTATGGTGGAACCTACCTGCGTTTCAACCCCAGTTATATTTTAACGATCAAGAAGCAACATTATGAAACTTTTAATCTTCTATCTCTTTCCTCTTTACTTTCTGTCTTTCTATCTCTATAATTAGTTAGTTAATCTTATAATACATCTTTCTAAGTTGTTACAAGCATTCTCTTCACGTTTACCTATATCCAGAGCCACACCCTCCACTTTGGTACCATCAATCTCCCTTTCCACCACTTATTTTCTCCTTCCTCATCAAACCCTTTCCTTTCTGATATGATACTTAAACGCTTCATAAACACAGGCGTATTAATATGCATTTAGAATCTTAAATTGGACACAGAATAAGAACAACAATAGAATATAGAACTTGAACAAGAAAAGGAACTATCAGCATATGACTCagtgaataaaagaaaataaggtaATGATAACTATATGCTTCCCCATAGAATGATGTGCTATTTGTACAAGAGAATTTTATGCTTCATAGAAAAGCTTTAAGTGTTGAATCGTTGATTGACTTCTAGAAATCACGATAAAACTATAAGAATGTTTCTTTTCACACACAGTGTCGAAAATACTATCAATTCTATATATCTCAAAAGTGTTTTTATAAATGCTAGATATGACTATGTATGCGACAAATTatcatcaaattcaaattacaaatatatgaaattaaatccTATATTTCCCCAACGATAAAGGAGAAGGAAAATTTGAACTTTAATAATTCAAGTCCCTTGTGAAAAAAGTGCACATTATATCATTTCAAGAGTGATACATAGTGAATTGAGTGTGTAAATTTTTATTGTGATTGGAGAGGTCcgtatttcttttattacttctaatcattttctttgtttctttgcgttattttgttttactaaTCTTGCTTTGTAGAAAAATGTTTTACTaattcttcttctccattttaataagattgattaatttaattaattggttTTACCCAATCTTAGTTTTAGATGTGATAAACTCAAAccttgattttataatttttaactaagGTTAAAAAACCAGTTTTGTCAGGATTTAGGTTAAAACATTGGTAACGTTGGTTTCTATGAATAGGGATAAGAACTATATGTTTAAGTCTCCAACATGTTGATTTAGAATTTCTCTACAAAGaagttattattaaataaatcagGGAATCATTGAGCAatcaaaattattgaataatgaTTCAAGAGAATTCCTTGTATAAGGTTAgtgaaataaattttccatgtcttttatttatttggatttcttttacttaataattatcttaattatttggggaaaaattattattcggtcatgttattttatttgtttgaacGATTCAATTAagtttcttaattttcatttgATAGAATTAGGTATTTTTCGTTAGTTTGGTGTCAACGCCAAATCGTTCGTAGTAacttttatatacttattttttcgcttttcattttttattagttttttggCCATGTGTCATATCTTTGTAGCGTCACGTGACACTGGTAGTATCACATGATAATGCTACATGTCTATATAGTGCCACATGTCTGTATAGTGTCATGTTAGTGTTAGTGTCACATgagttttatattcaatttagtctttatatttaaaattttgaatcaattgagtctcaattattttataatgaacTCTTTCCAAAATGAGACTAAATTAATAGTTAAGcctaattacaatttatatatacatattttttaaatttatacataaaatcacttcacttattatcaatttaaatcTTAAACAAAATATCTACTTTAagcttataaattttttaaaatattaaaaatgtaaatgtaaaatGACACttctgattttttaaattttaatatttgaaattgtaagacccactttttcTACTCCTTATATTTAAGGGGTTTGCCCTAATTAGTTGGGTCTAAGGTCATAGGATGCCCAAAACCCCAAAACCAGCCCTAACACCCCTTATTCTGCACTTTTCAGAAAAAACAGTTTCTCATCCCTTCTCCTCTTGTTGCTACGTgagctttgctagggttttgCTCCCACTCTTCATTGAGCTAGAAGAACCCCATTTTATTCCACGTAAGTTGCTTCTCAACCCGTACCTTCTCTTTTCTAAGCTCTATTTCGTGATTTCCAACAGAGGTGCACGTTGATAACCTCGTTTTTAATCTGTACCACTGTTCCCAACTCTCGAATATGCTCCTGGAGCTGTTGTGCTCGTTGGCTTAGGTATCAGTGTCTTTGGCTAGCATTTTTCAGGtgagggaagctagggttccgCTATTTTAAGTCATTTTCGCATGCTTGACCTGTTTTACATTATGGGTGCTTGATTCATGTTGTCTGTCGTATGAAAATACATTGCTTGTGCTATTAATGTGATTGAATCTGGCTTGGTACACTTGAGAGCAGGGAAGGTTCTGctgatctcgcccaggcgagctgtTGGTCGCTCAAAATGAaaagctctcgcttaagcgaggagctatcgcttgagcgagaacaaCTGCAACCCACTTTTCTCTCTGGttcgagggctcgcctaagcgaagagCGAGAgtagtctcgcctgagcgagatgggctagcttgagcgagacctcgacGTGCCCTCTGTATgcagt carries:
- the LOC114182515 gene encoding casein kinase 1-like protein HD16; amino-acid sequence: MPELRSGARRSKRLGDLQPSPLPVEQGENWAQPAQNRTRRRVGGGRGRGGNATAVGKGPSPAVPTRRTAAGRGRGARLIDLDPEPCEVLPEPVALGAPEPVYNHVEVVANNNIAMEGGSADKVAVAEEEPSTTPVPERVQVGNSPIYKIERKLGKGGFGQVYVGRRVSGGSDRTGPDAVEVALKFEHRNSKGCNYGPPYEWQVYSTLNGCYGIPWVHYKGRQGDFYILVMDMLGPSLWDVWNSLGQSMSPSMAACIAVEAISILEKLHLKGFVHGDVKPENFLLGQPGSADDKKLYLIDLGLASRWKDASSGLHVDYDQRPDIFRGTIRYASVHAHLGRTGSRRDDLESLAYTLIFLIKGRLPWQGYQGDNKSFLVCKKKMATSPELMCCFCPAPFKQFLEAVTNMRFDEEPNYSKLISFFESLIEPCTPLRPIRIDGALKVGQKRGRMLINLEEDEQPKKKVRLGSPATQWISVYNARRPMKQRYHYNVADTRLRQHVDKGIEDGLYISCVASAANLWALIMDAGTGFSSQVYELSLAFLHKDWIMEQWEKNYYISAIAGAVNGSSLVVMSKGTPYTQQSYKVSESFPFKWINKKWKEGFHVTSMTTAGSRWGVVMSRNSGYSDQVVEIDFLYPSEGIHRRWENGYRITSMAATSDQAAFILSIPKRKLLDETQETLRTSAFPSTHVKEKWAKNLYIASICYGRTVC